The following are encoded together in the bacterium genome:
- a CDS encoding type II secretion system protein, with amino-acid sequence MKKFMNSRRQGFTLLEILLVVAGIAILAGIVILAINPAKQLGDTRNADRRSDVNTILNAVYQYSIDNTGTLPATVTTGTTCAAATGAHEVCQTGGVCTGITDLAVLVPKFLIALPSDPQSATADGTNYDIFKDADGRVTVCSPGAEQSASISVRR; translated from the coding sequence ATGAAAAAGTTTATGAATAGTAGGAGGCAGGGCTTTACACTTCTTGAAATCTTGCTTGTCGTTGCAGGCATTGCGATCCTCGCGGGTATTGTTATTCTTGCGATAAATCCCGCAAAACAGCTTGGCGATACACGCAACGCAGACCGAAGAAGCGATGTCAATACGATCCTGAATGCCGTTTACCAGTACAGTATCGATAATACCGGCACTCTTCCTGCAACAGTTACCACAGGCACTACATGCGCTGCCGCAACTGGGGCACACGAAGTCTGCCAAACTGGTGGAGTATGCACCGGCATTACGGATCTTGCTGTATTAGTACCAAAATTCCTTATTGCTCTTCCGTCAGATCCGCAAAGCGCGACCGCGGATGGGACAAATTATGATATTTTTAAAGACGCCGATGGCCGTGTGACCGTTTGCTCTCCGGGTGCGGAACAATCAGCTTCAATCAGCGTACGGCGATAA
- a CDS encoding prepilin-type N-terminal cleavage/methylation domain-containing protein codes for MIYSAKSRVQRGFTLLETLLVVAALGILAGIIILAVNPGKQLADTRNAERRVDVNTILNAIYQYALDNNGVLPTGIPTDTAANCPTAQMPPATYEICLTGAVSCVVPNAESLNFVNLAVLTTSEKYIVAMPSDAQGATTNGAGYHVVKSVNGRVTICAPDAEQGATISVTR; via the coding sequence ATGATATATAGCGCGAAATCCCGTGTACAACGCGGTTTTACATTACTCGAGACCCTTCTTGTGGTTGCGGCCCTCGGTATTCTTGCCGGCATTATTATCCTTGCGGTAAATCCCGGTAAACAACTCGCTGATACGCGCAATGCGGAACGGCGAGTTGATGTGAATACCATTTTGAACGCCATCTATCAATACGCACTCGACAATAATGGCGTTTTACCCACAGGAATACCAACCGACACGGCGGCAAATTGTCCGACAGCACAGATGCCGCCAGCCACCTATGAAATTTGTCTTACCGGGGCGGTCTCCTGTGTGGTGCCGAACGCGGAGAGTCTAAATTTTGTCAACCTCGCAGTACTCACAACGAGCGAAAAATATATAGTTGCTATGCCGTCCGACGCACAAGGGGCAACGACAAACGGCGCCGGATACCACGTTGTTAAGAGCGTGAATGGACGTGTCACCATATGTGCGCCTGACGCAGAGCAGGGAGCAACCATTAGTGTGACACGCTAG
- a CDS encoding ATP-binding protein, giving the protein MDAIISYGGALLVIGTGSALLFCIAVYLLRLERRAQAAVAKSIEAEAVSEWKTLVFREAAEEIAYDRDRLNAILSSIGEGIIVLDLKREVVLMNQVAGIMLRSAPAEAVGKQLEHVCDLVQLQKRTRALELRHELLEDMFRRVTTEAAIEAARLTDNLYCRKLDGTTFPVSFIMAPLLQRSGTVGGAIFVFRDVTEEKRVDEAKSEFVSLASHQLRTPLSTIGVDLEMLQSTDGTPFTQEQTAYITEMQEAVRTMTGLIVDLLEVSRIELGLFETARESVDVVNLFDEQLVMLGSAMRRRNIHVERQYSRAGMHALTSRRRVQIIIQNLLSNAIKYTAPGGMLVVKFEEEKDDFLFSVRDTGWGIPQREQSRIFERFFRASNAKKYDPSGTGLGLYITKRFVENLGGKIWFESEKDHGTVFYVRLPKTGEVQQKEERKRLAVGVAPL; this is encoded by the coding sequence ATGGATGCGATTATTTCCTATGGCGGCGCACTTCTTGTCATTGGAACAGGAAGTGCGCTTTTGTTCTGTATCGCGGTATATCTCCTGCGGCTGGAGCGCCGCGCGCAAGCGGCTGTCGCAAAAAGCATCGAGGCGGAAGCGGTATCCGAATGGAAAACACTTGTTTTTCGCGAAGCTGCAGAGGAGATTGCGTACGATCGAGATCGCCTTAACGCCATCCTCTCATCAATCGGCGAGGGTATTATCGTGCTTGATCTTAAGCGCGAAGTGGTATTGATGAATCAGGTTGCGGGAATCATGCTGCGGAGCGCACCCGCGGAGGCGGTTGGGAAACAACTTGAGCACGTGTGCGATTTGGTGCAGCTGCAAAAGCGTACGCGTGCTCTCGAGCTGCGTCACGAGCTGCTCGAGGATATGTTTCGCAGAGTCACTACAGAGGCGGCGATTGAGGCGGCGCGTCTCACCGACAATTTATATTGTCGTAAACTCGACGGCACGACGTTTCCGGTTTCCTTTATTATGGCGCCTCTGCTTCAGAGATCGGGGACAGTCGGTGGGGCCATCTTTGTTTTTCGAGACGTGACCGAAGAGAAGCGCGTGGACGAAGCCAAAAGTGAATTTGTCTCGCTCGCATCACACCAGCTTCGCACGCCGCTCAGCACCATCGGAGTCGATCTTGAAATGCTCCAGAGTACAGACGGGACTCCGTTCACGCAAGAACAGACTGCCTACATTACTGAAATGCAGGAGGCAGTCCGCACAATGACTGGGCTCATAGTTGATCTCCTCGAGGTTTCAAGGATTGAGCTTGGCCTCTTCGAGACGGCGCGCGAGAGCGTTGATGTAGTTAATCTTTTTGATGAGCAACTGGTGATGCTTGGGAGTGCTATGCGCAGGAGGAACATACACGTTGAACGACAGTACTCGCGAGCGGGCATGCACGCTCTCACGAGTAGACGGCGGGTGCAGATTATTATCCAAAACTTGCTTTCAAACGCGATTAAGTATACTGCGCCAGGAGGCATGCTCGTCGTGAAGTTTGAGGAGGAGAAAGATGATTTTCTTTTTTCAGTACGCGACACCGGTTGGGGCATACCACAGCGTGAACAAAGTCGGATCTTCGAGCGATTTTTTCGTGCGAGTAATGCAAAAAAGTACGATCCGTCCGGCACCGGCCTTGGCCTCTATATTACGAAACGGTTTGTTGAGAACCTCGGTGGGAAGATCTGGTTTGAATCGGAAAAAGATCACGGGACCGTATTTTATGTTCGCCTCCCCAAGACGGGAGAGGTACAGCAAAAAGAAGAACGAAAGCGCCTGGCTGTTGGCGTTGCGCCATTATAA
- a CDS encoding magnesium transporter CorA family protein encodes MLKRQSLKNITWIDLDSPTAEEVKQVMGEYTIHHLVAEDLLAPTMRPRLDVYERFIYIVLHFPALRHTHSLTHNQEVDFIVGKNFLITAHYDTIDPLHKFSKMFEVSAILERGTETLGQPQDSAPPSETAEEHAGVLFSALMRKLYGAITHELESVSEALQGVEVNMFRGRERQMVVELSKISRGLLALKQPLAAHPDILDQFREASASFFGQPFAQHAKVLVHEFRRVRALLENSMAILDELRETNNSLVSTKQNEVMKVLTMMAFVTFPLSLIASIFSMSTTYLPFAGHPYDFWIVIGIMGAIALCFFGFFKYKKWL; translated from the coding sequence ATGCTCAAACGTCAGTCCCTCAAGAACATCACCTGGATCGACCTCGACTCACCTACAGCCGAGGAAGTAAAGCAGGTGATGGGCGAGTACACGATCCATCACCTCGTCGCCGAGGACCTCCTTGCGCCAACGATGCGGCCGCGGCTTGACGTCTACGAGCGGTTCATCTATATCGTGCTCCACTTCCCGGCGCTCCGGCACACCCACTCGCTGACGCATAATCAGGAAGTTGACTTCATTGTCGGCAAAAATTTTCTCATCACCGCGCACTACGACACGATTGATCCGCTACATAAATTCTCAAAAATGTTTGAGGTCAGCGCAATTCTTGAGCGCGGCACCGAGACTCTCGGGCAACCCCAAGACAGCGCGCCCCCGAGCGAGACGGCAGAGGAGCATGCCGGAGTGCTTTTTTCCGCCCTCATGCGCAAGCTCTACGGCGCGATCACCCATGAGCTTGAATCGGTGAGCGAGGCACTCCAGGGCGTCGAGGTGAATATGTTCCGCGGTCGGGAGCGGCAGATGGTCGTCGAGCTTTCAAAAATCAGCCGCGGCCTCCTCGCTCTCAAGCAGCCGCTCGCCGCCCATCCTGACATACTCGATCAATTCCGTGAAGCATCAGCAAGTTTTTTTGGCCAGCCGTTCGCGCAGCACGCAAAGGTCCTGGTACACGAATTCCGCCGCGTGCGGGCGCTTCTTGAAAACTCCATGGCTATCCTCGACGAGCTGCGCGAAACCAACAACTCGCTCGTGTCGACTAAACAAAATGAGGTGATGAAGGTGCTCACAATGATGGCTTTCGTTACCTTCCCGCTCTCACTTATCGCCAGCATCTTCAGCATGAGCACGACCTATCTCCCGTTTGCCGGCCACCCGTATGATTTCTGGATTGTCATCGGCATCATGGGTGCAATCGCCCTCTGCTTTTTCGGATTTTTTAAGTACAAAAAGTGGCTTTAA
- a CDS encoding DNA-3-methyladenine glycosylase: MILTQPFFLRPAPTVAPELLGKFLVRRFEDGRTRSLLITETEAYDGPDDRASHASRGRTARNEVMFGPAGVWYTYLVYGIHHMLNVVTGPEGYPAAVLLRSLRGVSGPGRLTREFGIDRSFNMLVARRSSGLWVEDRGVIIPRSKIVKAPRVGVDYAGPLWSAKPWRFILDSDYATSIF; this comes from the coding sequence ATGATTCTCACCCAGCCATTCTTTCTCCGCCCTGCCCCCACCGTCGCTCCGGAGCTTCTCGGCAAGTTTTTGGTGCGGCGTTTTGAGGATGGGAGGACGCGCTCACTCCTGATTACCGAGACTGAAGCATATGACGGTCCGGACGACCGCGCTTCGCATGCATCGCGCGGGAGGACGGCGAGGAATGAGGTGATGTTCGGCCCGGCTGGAGTTTGGTACACCTACCTTGTGTACGGCATACATCACATGCTCAATGTTGTCACCGGCCCCGAAGGATACCCCGCAGCGGTGCTGCTACGCTCGCTGAGAGGGGTGAGCGGCCCCGGGCGGCTGACGCGCGAGTTTGGGATTGACCGCTCATTCAATATGCTTGTTGCACGTCGTTCAAGCGGCCTTTGGGTCGAGGACCGCGGCGTTATTATTCCGCGATCAAAAATAGTGAAAGCCCCGCGCGTCGGCGTCGACTACGCGGGGCCTCTGTGGAGTGCCAAACCGTGGCGATTCATACTCGATAGCGATTACGCCACCTCGATTTTTTGA